One Microlunatus soli genomic window carries:
- a CDS encoding endonuclease/exonuclease/phosphatase family protein translates to MISSFMISRPLRRLVLAITAVLLAITGLTVPGPSAEAAARAPIMVSIANVGSVSQPAVGRILRDVKPQVMVVSEAYNAGPHLTRLGRQYHYRVIQFHRGYGAEAPDVAMLVRTDVAITSTALMKMTVGWSYNGKQRAPRRYPVVVVQHLGRTWDVIGVHLPPGGPGGGNRRAWLESANRVEGYAAAHTAHPVVAAGDFNAVADSCAAHFSGFTVRKGAKVDHAAVRKSRGTTIDTVRTHQVRNANSHGWLTFGLSDG, encoded by the coding sequence ATGATCAGCAGCTTCATGATCAGCAGGCCGCTACGTCGGCTGGTCCTGGCGATCACCGCGGTGCTGCTGGCGATCACCGGTCTCACCGTGCCCGGGCCATCCGCGGAGGCCGCCGCCCGAGCACCGATCATGGTCTCGATCGCCAATGTGGGCAGCGTTTCCCAGCCGGCCGTCGGCCGGATCCTGCGCGACGTCAAGCCGCAGGTGATGGTCGTCAGTGAGGCGTACAACGCCGGGCCGCATCTGACCCGGCTGGGGCGGCAGTACCACTACCGGGTGATCCAGTTCCACCGCGGGTACGGGGCGGAGGCTCCCGACGTCGCAATGCTCGTCCGGACCGACGTCGCGATCACGTCGACGGCGTTGATGAAGATGACCGTCGGGTGGTCCTACAACGGCAAGCAGCGGGCGCCGCGGCGCTATCCGGTGGTCGTCGTGCAGCACCTCGGCCGGACCTGGGACGTGATCGGTGTGCATCTTCCGCCCGGTGGTCCGGGCGGTGGCAATCGCCGTGCCTGGCTCGAATCGGCGAACCGGGTCGAGGGCTACGCGGCCGCCCATACGGCTCATCCGGTGGTCGCTGCTGGCGACTTCAACGCCGTGGCCGACAGCTGCGCGGCACACTTCAGTGGCTTCACCGTGCGCAAGGGTGCCAAGGTCGACCACGCGGCGGTGCGGAAGAGTCGCGGGACGACGATCGACACCGTCCGCACCCATCAGGTCCGCAACGCCAACAGCCACGGCTGGCTGACGTTCGGCCTCAGCGACGGCTGA
- a CDS encoding FABP family protein, with protein sequence MAFEIPSDLNPELVALAWMIGSWEGAGKSSYPGTEDRDFGQRIDISHNGGDFLHYFSQTFEVDEEGKATKPLEMETGFWRPQRDASLEVVMSHPSGVVEIWYGHISGAKIELATDAVARTKTAPDYTAGHRLYGNVESDLLWTFDRAAEGHPLQSYQWGRLKRVSS encoded by the coding sequence GTGGCATTCGAGATTCCGTCCGACCTCAACCCGGAACTGGTCGCCCTGGCGTGGATGATCGGCAGTTGGGAAGGCGCAGGCAAGAGCAGCTATCCCGGCACCGAGGACCGCGACTTCGGCCAACGCATCGACATCAGCCACAACGGTGGTGACTTCCTGCACTACTTCTCCCAGACCTTCGAGGTCGACGAGGAGGGCAAGGCGACCAAGCCGCTGGAGATGGAGACCGGTTTCTGGCGGCCGCAGCGGGACGCGTCGCTGGAAGTGGTGATGAGCCACCCGAGCGGCGTGGTGGAGATCTGGTACGGCCACATCAGCGGCGCCAAGATCGAGTTGGCCACCGATGCGGTGGCACGGACCAAGACCGCCCCCGACTACACCGCCGGGCATCGGCTCTACGGCAACGTGGAGAGCGACCTGTTGTGGACCTTCGACCGGGCGGCCGAAGGTCATCCGCTGCAGTCCTACCAGTGGGGTCGGCTGAAGCGCGTCTCGTCCTGA
- a CDS encoding GNAT family N-acetyltransferase, protein MEQLVVPYAVRTAEPEDLVELEWSGGAEHIDALARAVQRSYVDEMAVLVITAGRSGPAGTARTVAVGAVDLTKRPGAGELTMLSVRESWQSLGLGTILIAALEAQVRGHGLTRAVLAVEHDNPRAAALYHRLGYRRIGSELDGWPVGPNRSYATVSFLLERNLGN, encoded by the coding sequence GTGGAGCAGTTGGTGGTGCCGTACGCGGTGCGGACGGCCGAGCCGGAGGATCTGGTCGAGCTGGAATGGTCCGGCGGCGCCGAACACATCGACGCGTTGGCCCGTGCCGTCCAGCGCAGCTACGTCGATGAGATGGCGGTGCTGGTGATCACGGCCGGCCGATCAGGACCGGCCGGGACGGCGCGTACGGTGGCGGTCGGAGCCGTCGATCTGACCAAGCGACCCGGAGCCGGGGAGCTGACCATGCTCTCGGTCCGCGAGTCGTGGCAGTCGCTCGGTCTGGGCACCATCCTGATCGCTGCCCTGGAGGCACAGGTGCGCGGTCACGGGCTGACCCGTGCCGTGCTGGCCGTCGAACACGACAACCCGCGCGCTGCTGCGCTCTACCACCGCCTCGGCTATCGGCGGATCGGATCGGAGCTGGACGGCTGGCCGGTCGGGCCGAATCGGTCCTACGCGACGGTCAGCTTCCTGCTGGAACGCAACCTCGGCAACTGA
- a CDS encoding ketopantoate reductase family protein — MTRYVFIGAGAIGSAVGGLLAARGTDVLMVARGDHGRAMAAGGLRLRTPEETVSVRPPTVTGPDGVVLRPDDVLVLTTKTHQAEAAIDQWADVEVHDGDTVRGRAADLLPIITALNGVASEEIALRYFARVYAACVMMPAAMIDPGEVILRGTPQRGVFHLGRYPTLPADDPDRREADARWLSGLAADWDAAGCHVTTPDAVMDWKYRKLLSNLGNVFDALLADPGEAGDLRRAAEAEARRILDAAGIGYISDETDNAARRPHFSVAKVPGTPDRIGGSSWQSLMRGTGTIETDYLNGEIALIARRTGDAAPLNARLTALARRAARNGLRPGAITIDRLTDELRDALPGTSLPGTSLPEPV; from the coding sequence GTGACGCGATATGTGTTCATCGGAGCGGGCGCGATCGGCAGCGCGGTGGGCGGTCTGCTCGCTGCCCGGGGCACTGATGTGCTGATGGTCGCGCGGGGTGATCATGGCCGGGCGATGGCAGCCGGCGGTCTGCGGCTGCGGACGCCCGAGGAGACCGTCTCGGTGCGACCGCCGACGGTGACCGGGCCGGACGGCGTCGTGCTGCGGCCCGATGACGTGCTGGTCTTGACCACCAAGACCCATCAGGCCGAGGCGGCCATCGACCAGTGGGCCGACGTCGAGGTCCACGACGGCGACACCGTACGAGGTCGGGCGGCCGACCTGCTGCCGATCATCACGGCCCTGAACGGCGTCGCCAGCGAGGAGATCGCGCTGCGCTACTTCGCCCGGGTCTACGCCGCCTGCGTGATGATGCCGGCCGCGATGATCGATCCCGGCGAGGTGATCCTGCGTGGCACACCGCAGCGCGGCGTCTTCCATCTCGGACGCTATCCGACGTTGCCTGCCGACGATCCGGATCGCCGCGAGGCCGACGCCCGGTGGTTGTCCGGACTGGCCGCGGACTGGGATGCGGCCGGTTGCCACGTCACCACCCCGGACGCGGTGATGGACTGGAAGTATCGCAAGCTCCTTTCCAATCTCGGCAACGTGTTCGATGCCCTGTTGGCCGATCCGGGCGAGGCCGGCGACCTGCGCCGCGCCGCCGAAGCGGAGGCCCGCCGGATCCTCGACGCGGCCGGCATCGGCTACATCAGCGACGAGACCGACAACGCCGCCCGCCGGCCGCACTTCTCGGTGGCGAAGGTGCCCGGCACTCCGGACCGGATCGGCGGCTCCAGTTGGCAGTCCCTGATGCGGGGCACCGGCACCATCGAGACCGACTACCTGAACGGCGAGATCGCCCTGATCGCTCGGCGGACTGGCGACGCGGCACCGTTGAACGCCCGGTTGACCGCACTCGCCCGCCGAGCTGCCCGCAACGGCCTGCGGCCCGGAGCGATCACGATCGATCGGCTGACCGACGAGCTACGCGACGCCCTGCCCGGAACCAGTCTGCCCGGAACCAGTCTGCCCGAACCGGTCTGA
- the dtd gene encoding D-aminoacyl-tRNA deacylase encodes MRLVIQRVSRAAVEVDGVVVGAVDEPGLLILVGVTHDDTEEVAAKLAAKAWSLRIMADEKSASDLAAPILVVSQFTLYADTRKGRRPSWNAAAPGPVSEPLVEHFVRCLRELGARVETGRFGAQMEVSLTNDGPVTILLDSDTSR; translated from the coding sequence ATGAGATTGGTGATCCAGCGTGTCAGCCGTGCCGCCGTCGAGGTCGACGGGGTGGTTGTCGGCGCCGTCGACGAGCCGGGCTTGTTGATCTTGGTCGGCGTCACCCACGACGACACCGAGGAGGTCGCGGCCAAACTTGCGGCCAAGGCGTGGTCGCTGCGGATCATGGCCGATGAGAAGTCCGCCTCCGACCTGGCTGCACCGATCCTGGTGGTCAGTCAGTTCACCCTGTACGCCGACACCCGCAAGGGCCGCCGGCCGTCCTGGAACGCCGCGGCACCCGGGCCGGTCAGCGAGCCGTTGGTCGAGCATTTCGTCCGGTGCCTGCGAGAGCTCGGCGCCCGGGTGGAGACCGGCCGGTTCGGCGCCCAGATGGAGGTTTCGCTGACCAACGACGGCCCGGTGACAATTCTTCTCGATTCCGATACCTCACGCTGA
- a CDS encoding dihydrolipoyl dehydrogenase family protein — MATVRSTSLPDGGNAQPGNGEHDDLKLPDHGRSGQQARTAQQDPTTQAPEHYDLIVVGAGAAGIAAARTARRSDARVLMVTRGRPGQSSQWSGTVPTKALIAAARTAQLMRTADRFGITPVEPDINFGHLTEAIRDRITTAAPDESVGSLREQGIDLVFGTARFGGEATLTVDDVPYAFSRAVIATGSAPAMPPIPGLADSAPMTPESLWDLRFLPERLTLIGGGPTGCELGQAFARLGSQVMIIEQQDRLLPREEPEVSRLIASRLTDEGVQIVTGTTVQRVTSYRKHCRLTVGQADRSDAREIEAGMILVAAGRRPATVGLDLARAGVFPNANGYIDTDDRLRTSNRRIFAAGDVLGGRPLASLAGLDGEIAGNNATSSRARTAHHELGPQVVFTDPEVGRIGHTEASARAVLGDWLRIRTSNRRVDRAIAENEPAGLTKIISNGHGRMVGATVVSPRAGEVITELATVLQHGGRIRELADVPHAYPTWSDEIYNAAQAEQSERQQTLLSRR, encoded by the coding sequence ATGGCTACCGTACGTTCGACCTCGCTACCTGACGGCGGGAATGCCCAGCCAGGCAACGGGGAGCACGACGACCTGAAGTTGCCCGATCACGGCCGGTCCGGCCAGCAGGCCCGGACGGCCCAGCAGGACCCGACGACCCAGGCCCCGGAACACTACGACCTGATCGTGGTCGGCGCCGGCGCCGCAGGGATCGCCGCGGCCCGGACCGCGCGGAGATCGGATGCCCGGGTGCTGATGGTGACCCGTGGCAGACCCGGGCAGAGCTCACAGTGGTCGGGCACGGTCCCGACCAAGGCGCTGATCGCCGCCGCCCGGACCGCGCAGCTGATGCGGACCGCGGATCGGTTCGGGATCACTCCGGTCGAGCCCGACATCAACTTCGGCCACCTGACCGAGGCGATCCGGGACCGGATCACCACCGCCGCACCGGACGAGTCGGTCGGCAGCCTGCGCGAGCAGGGCATCGATCTCGTGTTCGGCACGGCCCGCTTCGGCGGCGAGGCGACGCTGACGGTCGACGACGTTCCGTACGCCTTCTCCCGCGCCGTGATCGCCACCGGCTCGGCACCGGCGATGCCGCCGATCCCGGGACTTGCCGACAGCGCCCCGATGACACCGGAATCCCTGTGGGACCTGCGATTCCTGCCCGAACGCCTGACCCTGATCGGCGGCGGACCGACCGGCTGCGAGCTCGGCCAGGCCTTCGCCCGGCTCGGCAGTCAAGTGATGATCATCGAGCAGCAGGACCGGCTGCTGCCGCGTGAGGAACCGGAGGTCTCACGGCTGATCGCATCCCGGCTCACCGACGAGGGCGTCCAGATCGTCACCGGCACGACGGTCCAACGCGTGACGTCGTACCGCAAGCACTGCCGGTTGACCGTCGGTCAGGCAGATCGCTCGGATGCGCGCGAGATCGAGGCCGGGATGATCTTGGTCGCGGCCGGTCGTCGACCGGCGACGGTCGGCCTGGATCTGGCCCGGGCGGGCGTCTTTCCCAACGCCAACGGCTACATCGACACCGACGACCGGCTGCGCACCAGCAACCGGCGGATCTTCGCCGCCGGTGACGTCCTCGGCGGTCGGCCGCTGGCCAGCCTGGCCGGCCTGGACGGTGAGATCGCCGGCAACAACGCCACCTCCAGTCGCGCCCGGACGGCACACCACGAGCTCGGCCCGCAGGTCGTCTTCACCGATCCCGAGGTCGGCCGGATCGGGCACACCGAGGCGTCGGCGCGGGCCGTGCTCGGCGATTGGCTGCGGATCCGCACCTCCAACCGGCGGGTCGACCGGGCGATCGCGGAGAACGAACCGGCCGGGCTGACCAAGATCATCAGCAACGGTCATGGCCGGATGGTCGGGGCCACGGTTGTCTCGCCGAGGGCCGGTGAGGTGATCACCGAGTTGGCGACGGTGTTGCAGCACGGCGGTCGGATCCGGGAACTGGCCGACGTGCCGCACGCCTACCCGACCTGGTCCGACGAGATCTACAACGCGGCCCAGGCCGAGCAGTCCGAACGGCAACAGACGTTGCTCAGCCGGCGCTGA
- a CDS encoding DUF1416 domain-containing protein, which yields MCGATTKPADLAGVDLSTQAVIQGRVLRGGNPVGSAYVRLLDASGEFTAEVPTSDNGEYRFFAGDGRWTLRTLAPGVSVDRAVVASIGNVVELDIDLDA from the coding sequence ATGTGCGGCGCAACCACCAAGCCCGCCGATCTGGCCGGCGTCGATCTGTCCACCCAGGCAGTGATCCAGGGCCGCGTGCTGCGCGGCGGCAACCCGGTCGGCTCGGCCTACGTCCGGCTGCTCGACGCCAGCGGTGAGTTCACCGCCGAGGTGCCGACCTCCGACAACGGCGAGTACCGGTTCTTCGCCGGCGACGGTCGCTGGACACTGCGCACGCTGGCGCCCGGTGTCAGTGTCGATCGCGCCGTCGTCGCCAGCATCGGCAACGTCGTCGAGCTCGACATCGACCTCGACGCCTGA
- a CDS encoding sulfurtransferase has protein sequence MSRDQALVDADWVAEHLDDDKIVLIEVDEDTTAYDGGHIKGAIKLDWKTDLQDPVRRDFVNKEQFEKLLSERGVGNDDTVVLYGGNNNWFAAYAYWYFKLYGHADVKLLDGGRKKWELDARELNKDEVKRDSTSYTAKDPDLAIRAFRDDTVEAIGSLNLVDVRSPDEYAGRLLAPAHLPQESAQRAGHVPTAVNVPWSKSANDDGTFRGEDELKQIYGDAGLDFGKDTIAYCRIGERSAHTWFVLHELLDQANVKNYDGSWTEYGSLVGVPVALGDEPGQA, from the coding sequence ATGAGCAGGGACCAAGCACTCGTCGACGCCGATTGGGTTGCCGAGCATCTCGACGACGACAAGATCGTCCTGATCGAGGTCGACGAGGACACCACGGCCTACGACGGTGGCCACATCAAGGGCGCCATCAAGCTGGACTGGAAGACCGACCTCCAGGATCCGGTCCGGCGTGACTTCGTCAACAAGGAGCAGTTCGAGAAGCTGCTCAGCGAGCGGGGCGTCGGCAACGACGACACCGTGGTGCTGTACGGCGGCAACAACAACTGGTTCGCCGCGTACGCCTACTGGTACTTCAAGCTCTACGGCCATGCCGACGTCAAGCTGCTCGACGGCGGCCGCAAGAAGTGGGAGCTGGATGCCCGCGAGCTCAACAAGGACGAGGTGAAGCGGGACAGCACGTCCTACACCGCCAAGGATCCGGATCTGGCGATCCGGGCGTTCCGTGACGACACCGTCGAGGCGATCGGCTCGCTCAACCTGGTCGACGTGCGCAGCCCTGACGAGTACGCCGGTCGGCTGCTGGCCCCGGCGCACCTGCCGCAGGAGTCGGCCCAGCGCGCCGGTCACGTCCCGACCGCGGTCAACGTGCCGTGGAGCAAGTCGGCCAACGACGACGGCACCTTCCGGGGCGAGGACGAGCTGAAGCAGATCTACGGTGACGCCGGTCTCGACTTCGGCAAGGACACCATCGCCTACTGCCGGATCGGCGAGCGTAGTGCGCACACCTGGTTCGTGCTGCACGAGCTGCTCGACCAGGCCAACGTGAAGAACTACGACGGTTCCTGGACCGAGTACGGCTCGCTGGTCGGCGTCCCGGTGGCGCTCGGCGACGAGCCCGGCCAGGCCTGA
- a CDS encoding MoaD/ThiS family protein produces MTNVVLHYWAGARAAAGVETEVLQAPTIAAAVAAAGAGREDSRLADVLVSCSFLIDGRVLHEQDQQRPLDSDVTVEVLPPFAGGRR; encoded by the coding sequence ATGACGAATGTGGTCCTGCACTACTGGGCAGGTGCGAGGGCGGCGGCGGGCGTCGAAACAGAGGTCTTGCAGGCTCCCACCATCGCCGCTGCCGTCGCTGCGGCCGGTGCCGGGCGCGAGGACTCGCGACTGGCCGATGTGCTTGTCAGTTGCAGTTTTCTGATCGACGGCCGGGTGCTGCACGAGCAAGATCAACAGCGGCCGTTGGACAGCGATGTGACCGTTGAGGTGCTGCCGCCGTTCGCCGGCGGTCGGCGCTGA
- a CDS encoding winged helix-turn-helix transcriptional regulator has product MATLLLLTNDMQVSTDVLPALELLSHQVRVTSAEPTALLDAPQADVILLDARRDLVGARSLCRLIQTTGKEAPLIVIVNDGGLAALTNDWGFDDLLLSGAGPAEVDARIRLAMSPSGPTEDDQLIHTGNIVIDEAGYSAKLNGQQLDLTYTEFELLKYLAQHPGRVFSRQQLLSDVWGYDYYGGTRTVDVHVRRLRAKLGPEYESVIGTVRNVGYRFVVPAEEAPAPSRIASKS; this is encoded by the coding sequence ATGGCCACCCTGCTGCTCCTGACCAACGACATGCAGGTCTCCACCGATGTCCTGCCTGCCCTCGAACTCCTCAGCCATCAGGTTCGGGTCACCTCTGCCGAGCCGACCGCCCTGCTCGACGCACCGCAGGCCGATGTCATCCTGCTCGACGCCCGCCGCGATCTGGTCGGCGCGCGGTCGCTGTGCCGGCTGATCCAGACGACCGGCAAGGAAGCGCCACTGATCGTGATCGTCAACGACGGTGGCCTGGCCGCTCTCACCAACGACTGGGGATTCGACGATCTGCTGCTGTCCGGTGCGGGTCCGGCCGAGGTCGACGCACGGATCCGGCTCGCGATGTCACCGAGCGGGCCGACCGAGGACGATCAACTCATCCACACCGGCAACATCGTGATCGACGAGGCCGGCTATTCGGCCAAACTGAACGGACAGCAACTCGACCTCACCTACACCGAATTCGAGTTGCTGAAGTATCTGGCCCAGCATCCCGGCCGGGTGTTCAGCCGGCAGCAACTGCTCAGCGACGTCTGGGGCTATGACTACTACGGCGGCACCCGGACCGTCGACGTCCACGTACGACGCCTGCGAGCCAAGCTCGGACCCGAGTACGAGTCGGTGATCGGGACCGTCCGCAACGTCGGTTACCGCTTCGTGGTGCCTGCCGAGGAGGCTCCGGCGCCGTCCCGGATCGCGTCGAAGTCCTGA
- a CDS encoding IclR family transcriptional regulator, protein MPSWTSGTLIGSVQRALRLLDVVADASRPITVKALSSRSGLSLGTTYNLVRTLIHEGYLRGDHDGLLLGPRFPGLSDQDWSGVYLARVRSALNQVSDELGAAAYLSRYADGEISVVDIVDAATHPRVALWVGIQDSAHATALGKQILANLDDNALQDYLSRHQLPELTQHTISDRRSLLRALSVAADGAIDRQEYALGSVCLAVPVLTDDTVAALAISLPADDRRIADLTDVTDQLRAIAATLSLQLSAERAFS, encoded by the coding sequence ATGCCGAGTTGGACGAGCGGCACACTGATCGGCTCGGTCCAACGCGCACTGCGGCTGCTCGATGTGGTGGCCGATGCCTCCCGGCCGATCACGGTCAAGGCACTGTCCAGCCGCTCCGGCCTCAGCCTCGGCACCACCTACAACCTGGTCCGGACGCTGATCCACGAGGGGTACCTGCGGGGTGATCACGACGGGTTGCTGCTCGGCCCCCGATTTCCCGGACTGTCCGACCAGGACTGGTCCGGCGTCTATCTGGCCCGGGTCCGCAGCGCCCTCAATCAGGTCTCCGACGAGCTCGGCGCGGCCGCGTACCTCTCCCGCTACGCCGACGGCGAGATCAGTGTGGTCGACATCGTCGACGCGGCCACCCATCCGCGGGTGGCGCTGTGGGTCGGGATCCAGGACAGCGCGCATGCCACGGCGCTGGGCAAACAGATCCTCGCCAACCTGGACGACAACGCACTGCAGGACTACCTGTCCCGCCATCAACTGCCGGAGCTGACCCAGCACACGATCAGCGACCGCCGGTCCTTGCTGCGGGCGCTCAGCGTCGCCGCCGACGGCGCGATCGACCGTCAGGAGTACGCCTTGGGCAGCGTCTGCCTCGCGGTGCCGGTGCTGACCGACGACACGGTCGCCGCGCTCGCCATCTCGCTGCCGGCCGACGACCGCCGGATCGCCGACCTGACCGATGTGACCGACCAACTCCGGGCCATCGCCGCCACGCTGTCGCTGCAGTTGAGCGCCGAACGGGCCTTCAGCTGA